The genomic stretch CAGATTCGGTGAAATTAAGCTTCGACAGCTTGTATATTTCCGGAGCTACGTTCGTTACTTCTACCAATAAGCGTTATCAATCCGGTATTTTTTGCTGGACGCCTCAAATATCTGATACTGGCAGAACCCATTATTTTACGGTCACCGCAGCAGATAATGATTGCCCGTTTCCATATTCTATCACCAAGAGGTATGGCGTATATGTTTTTCCTGATTCCATCTCCGGAGCTGCAGGAAAGAATCTGACGCTTTGTGAGAATGACAGCGCTATACAATTGCTTGCAAAACTTACAGGCGGTACCTGGACAGGGCCGGGTGTGCAGGATTCTATATTCCATCCCGGTGTTGCGGGTGCGGGAGCACATACACTGCTATATAGTTTTCAGCGAGCCACCTGCAACTACGAAGATTCCATTGAGGTAACGGTTCTTCCAAACCCGATTGCAGGATTCACGGCCACCCCTGCTTACGGGCCGGTTCCACTAACCGTGGCCTTTACCGATACTTCTAAGGGTACAATCGCGCTGTGGAAATGGGATTTTGGCGACATGGATTTAGACTCCGTACAGCATCCAACCCATGATTATTTGTCTCCTGACACATTCGATGTTGGCTTAATTGTAACCGATTCAAATGGCTGTAGTGATTCCGTGCTTCTGAAAGATAGCATCATAACCATCGCTGCGGGCATTAACTTTACTGTTTGCCAGAACGATGAGGTGCGTGTGTTGAAGGGTTCCCATGATGTCGGAAACTGGTCGGGAGCAGGCGTGGCCGATTCCCTTTTTGATCCTTCCATTGCAGGCACAGGAAAGCACTGGCTTCTTTACACTGTTATGATAAACGGGGTGTCTGTAAGCGATTCATTGGAGGCCACCGTGCTGCCAAGTCCTGTTGCAAAATTTTCGGCATCTCCTGAGAGCGGACCCATACCCCTCAACGTTCAGTTCTCCGATTCGTCTGCCGGAAATATTGTGCAATGGCAGTGGGATTTAGGTGATAATGCCTTTGACTCAGTTCAGCATCCAACCTACAATTACCAGTCTATTGACACTTTCGATATTGGGTTAATTGTAACCGATTCAAATGGCTGTCGTGATTCTGTGCTTCTGAAAGATAGCATCATAACCATCGCTGCGGGCATTAACTTTACTGTTTGCCTGAACGATGGGATACAGGTGTTGAAGGGTTCCCATAATGTCGGAAACTGGTCGGGAGCAGGCGTGGCCGATTCTCTTTTTGATCCTTCCAATGCAGGCACAGGAACGCACTGGCTTATTTACACTGTTATGATAAACGGAGTATCGGTAAGCGATTCGCTGGAGGCCACCGTGCTGCCAATTCCTGACGCACAATTTTCGGCCTTTCCGGAGAGTGGTCCCGTACCGCTCAACGTTCAGTTCTCCGATTCGTCATTGGGAAATATTATTCGATGGAAGTGGGATTTTGGTGACTCAGGAAGGGATACTTTACAGCATCCATCAAATTTTTATACTACCGTTGACACTTTCGATGTGCAGCTCGTGGTAATAGATTCCGTGGGTTGTTCAGATACGCTGTTGCGCAAGGATTACATAAATATAAGCGAGGCCCTCTATGCCGGGCCGGACTTTGATCTTTGCAGTAATCTGAACCCTAAGCTGCTATCAGGGTATCCCACAGGAGGAGCCTGGACCGGGCCTGGCGTGACAGATTCACTGTTCGATCCAGCTTTAGCGGGAACAGGATCGCATTTACTCATTTATACTGTCATCATAAATGGTGTATCCTTCAGCGATTCTTTAGCGGCTACAGTGAATCCGGTTCCTGTTGCAGGATTCACAGCTATGCCATTAAACAGCCCGTTGCCCGTAACGGTGCAGTTCAATGATACCTCATCAGGCATGATTGCTAAATGGCAATGGGATTTTGGAGACTTCTCCGCTGACAGCATAGTTTCTCCGGCACACTCATATTCACTACCCGACTCCTTTGACGTCAGCTTAGTTGTCACTGATTCTTTGGGTTGCCGCGATACAGTTGTTAAAAAGGAGTACATCGTGGTGGTAGATTCAGTAGATGCCGGAGCTGATATTACCGCTTGTAAGAATGCCGGAACCTTGAATCTGGTCGGGGCGCCCGCTGGAGGCACCTGGTCCGGAACGGGTGTGACCGGTTCGCTATTCGATCCTATGGTAGCAGGTATCGGTAGCCATACTTTGACTTATACGTTCCAGATTAGAGGTTCGGCATTTAGTGATTCATTGCGTGCCGATGTTCTTGCCCCGCCTCAGGCAAACTTCTCAGCAATACCGTTCCTTGGTTTTGCTCCTCTGTCCGTTAACTTCACAGACTCCTCTACTGGTAAAATTGCACGCTGGGAGTGGAATTTCGGTGATTTTTCATTTGATAGTATTCAGCACCCCAAACACCTTTATTTGTCACCGGATTCCTTTGACATAAGTCTCATCGTAGAGGATTCGATGGGTTGCCGGGACACATCCACACGCCCGGATTATGTCTGGGTGGTAGACTCTGCTTATGTCGGCACCAAAATTCATGCATGTAATAATGATTTACCCGCACTGCTGCCAACCCATCCGCAGGGAGGACAATGGTCAGGTCCGGGGGTGCAGAACGATGTTTTTTATCCTGGTGTGGCAGGAGTTGGAGCTCATTGGCTGGTTTATACCATCAACTATTCGGGTGATAATAGTAGTGATTCGGTTGAGGTTATCATCACATCCGCTCCGCAAGCAGGCTTCCAAGCTTCTCCACTCACGGGTGCATTGCCGCTAACGGTGAATTTCAGCGATACTTCTGTTGGTAACATTGCGAAATGGCATTGGAATTTTGGCGATACTTCCACCTCCAATAATC from Bacteroidia bacterium encodes the following:
- a CDS encoding PKD domain-containing protein — protein: MNLIKLFLFAFAMLIFCPQQTSASHIMGSDIGWKCLGNDSFLITITIYRDCNGVTTSANAIGISGIGCSFSQSISTTLSSPIDITPICKGNCTRCIGGSSSCSFPYGIQKQYLTGIVDLSSVNCCDFRLSLQACCRNSNITTGADDQNYYTEAFFSKCDTPCNNSPRFMEEPVRILCVNQCFIGNLGAVDGDGDSLVYSLTPPLQSSGTNTSWNSPYTYFRPLYFDQFPNANTAFNYPQCRGFHVDSFTGEFRFKPRQAQISIFAMKVEEYRNGNKIGELRRDMQTIIMNCPSVNGDVQLSGIDSTQSYLAEACAGESLCFEVESYDSDLTDSVKLSFDSLYISGATFVTSTNKRYQSGIFCWTPQISDTGRTHYFTVTAADNDCPFPYSITKRYGVYVFPDSISGAAGKNLTLCENDSAIQLLAKLTGGTWTGPGVQDSIFHPGVAGAGAHTLLYSFQRATCNYEDSIEVTVLPNPIAGFTATPAYGPVPLTVAFTDTSKGTIALWKWDFGDMDLDSVQHPTHDYLSPDTFDVGLIVTDSNGCSDSVLLKDSIITIAAGINFTVCQNDEVRVLKGSHDVGNWSGAGVADSLFDPSIAGTGKHWLLYTVMINGVSVSDSLEATVLPSPVAKFSASPESGPIPLNVQFSDSSAGNIVQWQWDLGDNAFDSVQHPTYNYQSIDTFDIGLIVTDSNGCRDSVLLKDSIITIAAGINFTVCLNDGIQVLKGSHNVGNWSGAGVADSLFDPSNAGTGTHWLIYTVMINGVSVSDSLEATVLPIPDAQFSAFPESGPVPLNVQFSDSSLGNIIRWKWDFGDSGRDTLQHPSNFYTTVDTFDVQLVVIDSVGCSDTLLRKDYINISEALYAGPDFDLCSNLNPKLLSGYPTGGAWTGPGVTDSLFDPALAGTGSHLLIYTVIINGVSFSDSLAATVNPVPVAGFTAMPLNSPLPVTVQFNDTSSGMIAKWQWDFGDFSADSIVSPAHSYSLPDSFDVSLVVTDSLGCRDTVVKKEYIVVVDSVDAGADITACKNAGTLNLVGAPAGGTWSGTGVTGSLFDPMVAGIGSHTLTYTFQIRGSAFSDSLRADVLAPPQANFSAIPFLGFAPLSVNFTDSSTGKIARWEWNFGDFSFDSIQHPKHLYLSPDSFDISLIVEDSMGCRDTSTRPDYVWVVDSAYVGTKIHACNNDLPALLPTHPQGGQWSGPGVQNDVFYPGVAGVGAHWLVYTINYSGDNSSDSVEVIITSAPQAGFQASPLTGALPLTVNFSDTSVGNIAKWHWNFGDTSTSNNQHPAHDYHNVGTYTVSLFVEDSLGCRDTSQVSNMINVLVGIQEDNKTSLFLVYPNPVKNELVVRTASVCRDCRIQLISSEGRVVWDEMFNQQELRMHRGELSAGTYVLRFVGTKGNVAVRKVVLE